The Orcinus orca chromosome 16, mOrcOrc1.1, whole genome shotgun sequence genome includes a window with the following:
- the AURKA gene encoding aurora kinase A isoform X3, whose amino-acid sequence MDKCKENSISGPKTTVPLGDGPKRVPVTQQFPSQNPVSANSGQAQRVLCPSNSSQRVPSQVQKLVSSQKPVQPLKQKPTQAASAPRPVSRPLSNTQKSEQPQLPAPGNNPEKEAASKQKNEESKRRQWALEDFEIGRPLGKGKFGNVYLAREKQSKFILALKVLFKAQLEKAGVEHQLRREVEIQSHLRHPNILRLYGYFHDATRVYLILEYAPLGAVYRELQKLSKFDEQRTATYITELANALSYCHSKRVIHRDIKPENLLLGSSGELKIADFGWSVHAPSSRKFWSWTDLECSLIASCEILYISLSKSGDL is encoded by the exons ATGGACAAATGTAAAGAAAACAGCATCTCGGGGCCTAAG ACTACAGTTCCACTTGGTGATGGCCCAAAACGTGTTCCGGTGACTCAGCAATTTCCTTCTCAGAATCCGGTGTCTGCGAACAGTGGCCAGGCTCAGCGGGTCTTGTGTCCTTCAAATTCCTCGCAGCGTGTTCCTTCACAAGTGCAAAAGCTTGTCTCCAGCCAAAAACCCGTACAGCCCCTGAAGCAGAAGCCGACGCAGGCAGCCAGCGCCCCTCGTCCTGTCTCCAGGCCGCTGAGTAATACCCAAAAGAGCGagcagccccagctcccagcaccTG GAAATAATCCTGAAAAGGAAGCGGcatcaaaacagaaaaatgaagaatcAAAAAG AAGGCAGTGGgctttggaagattttgaaattGGTCGCCCGCTGGGTAAAGGAAAGTTTGGTAATGTTTATTTGgcgagagaaaaacaaagcaagtttATCCTGGCTCTTAAGGTATTATTTAAAGCTCAGTTGGAGAAAGCAGGAGTTGAGCATCAGCTGAGGAGGGAAGTAGAAATACAGTCCCACCTTAG GCATCCAAATATTCTCAGGCTGTATGGTTATTTCCATGATGCTACCAGAGTCTACCTAATTCTGGAATATGCACCCCTCGGAGCTGTCTATAGAGAACTTCAGAAACTGTCAAAGTTTGATGAGCAGAGAACTGCTACT taTATCACAGAATTGGCAAATGCCCTGTCTTACTGTCATTCAAAGAGAGTTATTCATAGAGACATTAAGCCAGAGAACCTGCTCCTCGGATCATCTGGAGAGCTTAAGATCGCAGATTTTGGGTGGTCAGTACATGCCCCATCCTCCAG